A genomic stretch from Gammaproteobacteria bacterium includes:
- a CDS encoding FAD:protein FMN transferase, protein MVVVKKALIFGCLLFVLSACQFRSESPQHWRHLAMGTWVDITIYDQTPINEISPRLAKLLDDAHQRWHAWHPSELSRINESFAQGRCVQVAPTTAQLIRLAKQLWQASDGLFDAGIGQLLKLWGFQRENMLAAWQPPEDKEINDWLASHPSIHDVYFVNNRQLCSRNPKVSLDFGGFGKGFILQLVSQSLSHLGITNHMVNGGGDIIIAGQPPHRPWRIAIQNPFAKEKVLATIELSGKKSIFTSGTYERHWQHQGITYHHILDPRTARPAQGTVSVTVIGDDPVWMDAAATAILIAGPKCAARLADKMRVHAWLVIDHKGVAYLNTAMKNWIEWVTPPQSIKLIKQSTACTR, encoded by the coding sequence GTGGTTGTGGTGAAAAAAGCGCTTATTTTCGGTTGTCTGCTATTTGTCTTGTCGGCTTGTCAGTTTCGTTCAGAATCACCACAGCACTGGCGGCACTTGGCGATGGGCACCTGGGTGGACATCACCATCTATGACCAAACGCCTATCAATGAAATTTCACCTCGTCTGGCCAAGCTCCTTGATGACGCTCATCAGCGCTGGCACGCCTGGCACCCAAGCGAACTGTCTCGCATCAATGAAAGCTTTGCACAGGGCCGGTGCGTACAAGTTGCCCCAACCACCGCACAGCTCATTCGACTGGCGAAGCAGCTATGGCAAGCCAGTGATGGGTTGTTCGATGCCGGTATCGGCCAGCTACTCAAACTTTGGGGGTTTCAACGTGAGAATATGCTTGCCGCCTGGCAACCGCCAGAAGACAAAGAGATCAATGACTGGCTCGCCAGCCATCCAAGCATTCATGATGTTTATTTTGTCAACAACCGCCAGCTATGCAGTCGCAACCCAAAAGTGTCTCTCGACTTTGGCGGTTTCGGCAAAGGCTTCATTCTGCAATTGGTGAGCCAGAGTCTCTCGCACCTAGGCATTACCAATCATATGGTCAACGGTGGCGGTGACATTATTATTGCCGGGCAACCACCACATCGACCATGGCGTATTGCCATCCAAAATCCCTTTGCGAAAGAAAAAGTGCTGGCCACCATCGAACTTTCTGGAAAAAAATCTATCTTTACTTCTGGTACTTACGAAAGGCATTGGCAACATCAAGGCATCACTTATCACCATATTCTCGATCCAAGGACGGCGCGTCCAGCGCAAGGGACAGTGTCAGTGACAGTCATTGGTGACGACCCTGTATGGATGGATGCAGCGGCCACCGCCATCCTAATTGCCGGCCCCAAATGTGCCGCACGACTCGCTGACAAGATGCGAGTGCACGCATGGCTCGTCATCGACCACAAAGGCGTCGCTTATCTCAACACCGCAATGAAAAATTGGATAGAATGGGTGACACCACCACAATCGATCAAACTGATCAAGCAAAGCACGGCATGCACACGCTAA